A window of Rhododendron vialii isolate Sample 1 chromosome 11a, ASM3025357v1 contains these coding sequences:
- the LOC131307572 gene encoding germin-like protein 5-1 isoform X1: MAAAGKLSVVAIMVFIAAISNSVSADPDMLQDVCVADLNNAVKMNGFACKANFSPWDFFSSRLAMPMPTNNMLGSTVTPANVMQIPGLNTLGVSMARIDFAPGGLNPPHTHPRATEIIFVLYGELDVGFITTANVLVSMTIKQGDVFTFPKGLVHFQMNNGKEPAAAIAAFNSQNPGVQAIAATLFAAMPPVSNSVLSKAFQISYQEVDEIKSKLGGKP; encoded by the exons ATGGCAGCTGCTGGAAAACTCTCTGTGGTGGCCATCATGGTGTTCATAGCCGCCATTTCCAACTCTGTTTCTGCAGACCCGGATATGCTCCAAGACGTCTGTGTTGCTGATCTCAATAATG CTGTGAAGATGAATGGTTTTGCCTGCAAGGCAAACTTTAGCCCATGGGATTTCTTCTCTTCCCGTTTGGCAATGCCAATGCCCACCAACAATATGCTGGGTTCAACCGTGACTCCAGCCAATGTGATGCAAATTCCTGGCCTCAACACCCTAGGTGTCTCCATGGCCCGCATCGACTTTGCCCCCGGCGGCCTTAACCCGCCCCACACCCACCCGCGTGCCACTGAGATCATTTTCGTGCTCTACGGCGAATTGGATGTTGGGTTCATTACCACAGCCAATGTGCTTGTTTCCATGACCATCAAACAGGGTGACGTATTTACTTTCCCTAAGGGTTTGGTTCATTTCCAAATGAATAATGGGAAAGAACCGGCCGCCGCTATTGCTGCGTTCAACAGCCAGAATCCTGGTGTCCAGGCTATTGCTGCCACGTTATTTGCTGCCATGCCCCCAGTCTCGAACAGTGTGTTGAGTAAGGCTTTCCAGATATCATATCAGGAGGTTGATGAAATCAAGTCAAAGCTTGGAGGAAAGCCCTAG
- the LOC131307576 gene encoding germin-like protein 5-1, producing the protein MVAAGKLSVGVVMVLVIATISSSVSADPDMLQDVCVADPNNAVKMNGFACKASFSASDFFFAGLAMPKPANNMLGSTVTPANLMQIPGLNTLGVSMARIDFGPGGLNPPHTHPRGTEILFVLYGELDVGFITTANVLVSMTIKQGDIFTFPKGLVHFQINNGNGPAAAIAAFDSQNPGVQAIAATLFAALPPVSDSVLSKAFQISNQEVDAIKSKLAG; encoded by the exons ATGGTTGCTGCTGGAAAACTCTCTGTGGGGGTCGTTATGGTGCTAGTAATAGCCACCATTTCCAGCTCTGTTTCTGCAGATCCGGATATGCTCCAAGATGTTTGTGTTGCTGATCCCAATAATG CTGTGAAGATGAATGGTTTTGCCTGCAAGGCAAGCTTCAGCGCATCAGATTTCTTCTTTGCCGGTCTAGCAATGCCAAAGCCCGCCAACAATATGCTGGGTTCAACCGTGACTCCAGCCAATTTGATGCAAATTCCCGGCCTCAACACCCTAGGTGTCTCCATGGCCCGCATCGACTTTGGCCCCGGCGGCCTTAACCCTCCCCACACCCACCCACGCGGCACCGAGATATTATTCGTTCTCTACGGAGAATTGGATGTTGGGTTCATTACCACAGCCAATGTGCTTGTTTCCATGACCATTAAACAGGGTGACATATTTACTTTTCCTAAGGGTTTGGTTCACTTCCAAATTAATAATGGAAACGGACCGGCTGCCGCTATTGCTGCGTTCGACAGCCAGAATCCAGGTGTTCAGGCCATTGCTGCCACGTTGTTTGCTGCTCTGCCCCCGGTGTCGGATAGTGTGTTGAGTAAGGCTTTCCAGATATCAAATCAGGAGGTTGATGCAATCAAGTCAAAACTTGCAGGATAG
- the LOC131307575 gene encoding germin-like protein 1-1 isoform X2 yields the protein MAAAGKLSVVAIMVFIAAISNSVSADPDMLQDVCVADLNNAVKMNGFACKANFSPWDFFSSRLAMPMPTNNMLGSTVTPANVMQIPGLNTLGVSMARIDFAPGGLNPPHTHPRATEIIFVLYGELDVGFITTANVLVSMTIKQGDVFTFPKGLVHFQMNNGKGPAAAIATFNSQNPGVQAIAATLFAAMPPVSNSVLSKAFQISYQELDEIKSKLGGKP from the exons ATGGCAGCTGCTGGAAAACTCTCTGTGGTGGCCATCATGGTGTTCATAGCCGCCATTTCCAACTCTGTTTCTGCAGACCCGGATATGCTTCAAGACGTCTGTGTTGCAGATCTCAATAATG CTGTGAAGATGAATGGTTTTGCCTGCAAGGCAAACTTTAGCCCATGGGATTTCTTCTCTTCCCGTTTGGCAATGCCAATGCCCACCAACAATATGCTGGGTTCAACCGTGACTCCAGCCAATGTGATGCAAATTCCTGGCCTCAACACCCTAGGTGTCTCCATGGCCCGCATCGACTTTGCCCCCGGCGGCCTTAACCCGCCCCACACCCACCCGCGCGCCACTGAGATCATTTTCGTGCTCTACGGAGAATTGGATGTTGGGTTCATTACCACAGCCAATGTGCTTGTTTCCATGACCATCAAACAGGGTGACGTATTTACTTTCCCTAAGGGTTTGGTTCATTTCCAAATGAATAATGGGAAAGGACCGGCCGCCGCTATTGCTACGTTCAACAGCCAGAATCCTGGTGTCCAAGCTATTGCCGCCACGTTATTTGCTGCCATGCCCCCGGTCTCGAACAGTGTGTTGAGTAAGGCTTTCCAGATATCATATCAGGAGCTTGATGAAATCAAGTCAAAGCTTGGAGGAAAGCCCTAG
- the LOC131307575 gene encoding germin-like protein 5-1 isoform X1, producing the protein MAAAGKLSVSVVAIMVFIATISSSVSADPDLLQDVCVADLNNAVKMNGFACKASFKASDFFFAGIATPMPTNNILGSTVTPANVMQIPGLNTLGVSMARIDFAPGGLNPPHTHPRATEIIFVLYGELEVGFITTANVLVSTTVKQGDVFTFPKGLVHFQINNGKGPAAAIAAFNSQNPGVQAIAATLFAATPPVSDSVLSKAFQISYQEVDEIKSKLGGKH; encoded by the exons ATGGCAGCTGCTGGAAAACTCTCTGTCTCTGTGGTGGCCATCATGGTGTTCATAGCCACCATTTCCAGCTCTGTTTCTGCAGACCCGGATTTGCTTCAAGACGTGTGTGTTGCCGATCTCAATAACg CTGTGAAGATGAACGGTTTTGCCTGCAAGGCAAGCTTTAAAGCATCAGATTTCTTCTTTGCCGGTATAGCAACGCCGATGCCCACCAACAATATTCTGGGTTCAACCGTGACTCCAGCCAATGTGATGCAAATTCCAGGCCTCAACACCCTAGGTGTCTCCATGGCCCGCATCGACTTTGCCCCCGGCGGCCTTAACCCGCCCCACACCCACCCACGCGCCACCGAGATCATTTTCGTGCTCTACGGAGAATTGGAAGTTGGGTTCATTACCACAGCCAATGTGCTTGTTTCCACGACCGTCAAACAGGGCGACGTATTTACTTTCCCTAAGGGTTTGGTTCACTTCCAAATTAATAACGGAAAAGGACCGGCTGCCGCTATTGCTGCGTTCAACAGCCAGAATCCTGGTGTCCAAGCCATTGCCGCCACATTGTTTGCCGCCACGCCCCCGGTCTCGGATAGTGTGTTGAGTAAGGCTTTCCAGATATCATATCAGGAGGTTGATGAAATCAAGTCAAAGCTTGGAGGAAAGCACTAG